The Bacillus vallismortis genome window below encodes:
- the upp gene encoding uracil phosphoribosyltransferase: MGKVYVFDHPLIQHKLTYIRNENTGTKDFRELVDEVATLMAFEITRDLPLEEVDINTPVQAAKSKVISGKKLGVVPILRAGLGMVDGILKLIPAAKVGHVGLYRDPETLKPVEYYVKLPSDVEEREFIVVDPMLATGGSAVEAIHSLKKRGAKNIRFMCLVAAPEGVEELQKHHADVDIYIAALDEKLNEKGYIVPGLGDAGDRMFGTK, translated from the coding sequence ATGGGAAAGGTTTATGTATTTGATCATCCTTTAATTCAGCATAAGCTGACATATATACGGAATGAAAATACAGGTACGAAAGATTTTAGAGAGCTTGTAGACGAAGTAGCCACTCTTATGGCGTTTGAAATTACCCGCGATCTTCCTTTAGAAGAAGTGGATATCAATACACCGGTTCAGGCTGCGAAATCGAAAGTCATCTCAGGAAAAAAACTTGGAGTGGTTCCTATCCTCAGAGCGGGATTGGGAATGGTTGACGGCATTTTAAAGCTGATTCCTGCAGCGAAAGTGGGACATGTCGGCCTGTACCGTGATCCTGAAACCTTAAAACCCGTGGAATACTATGTCAAGCTTCCTTCTGACGTGGAAGAGCGTGAATTCATCGTGGTTGACCCGATGCTGGCTACAGGCGGCTCTGCTGTAGAAGCGATTCACAGCCTCAAAAAACGCGGTGCGAAAAATATCCGTTTCATGTGCCTTGTAGCGGCGCCGGAGGGTGTGGAAGAATTGCAGAAGCATCATGCGGACGTGGATATTTACATCGCGGCGCTTGATGAAAAATTAAATGAAAAAGGTTATATCGTTCCAGGTCTCGGAGACGCGGGAGACCGTATGTTTGGAACAAAATAA
- the atpB gene encoding F0F1 ATP synthase subunit A: protein MNHEYRTIEFLGLTFNLTNILMITVASVIVLLIAILTTRTLSIRPGKAQNFMEWVVDFVRNIIGSTMDLKTGANFLALGVTLLMYIFVSNMLGLPFSITIGHELWWKSPTADPAITLTLAVMVVALTHYYGVKMKGLKEYSKDYLRPVPLMFPMKIIEEFANTLTLGLRLYGNIFAGEILLGLLAGLATSHYSQSVALGLVGTIGAILPMLAWQAFSLFIGAIQAFIFTMLTMVYMSHKISHDH from the coding sequence TTGAATCATGAATACAGAACTATTGAATTTCTAGGTCTTACTTTTAATCTGACAAACATTCTGATGATTACTGTGGCGAGTGTGATTGTTTTATTGATTGCGATATTAACGACAAGAACGCTTTCGATTCGTCCCGGAAAAGCCCAGAATTTTATGGAATGGGTTGTGGATTTCGTCCGCAATATTATCGGCAGTACAATGGATTTGAAAACAGGGGCTAACTTCTTGGCACTTGGTGTCACATTGCTGATGTACATATTTGTGTCGAATATGCTGGGGCTGCCGTTCTCTATTACAATCGGACATGAGCTCTGGTGGAAATCTCCGACAGCCGACCCTGCCATTACATTAACGCTAGCCGTGATGGTTGTCGCTTTAACCCACTACTATGGTGTGAAGATGAAAGGGCTCAAGGAATATTCCAAAGACTATTTAAGACCTGTTCCACTCATGTTCCCGATGAAAATTATCGAAGAGTTTGCGAATACGCTGACTCTCGGATTGCGGCTTTATGGTAACATCTTCGCCGGTGAGATTCTTCTCGGCCTGCTTGCGGGTTTAGCGACAAGCCATTATTCGCAAAGCGTGGCTCTCGGTCTTGTCGGTACAATCGGCGCTATTCTGCCGATGCTGGCATGGCAAGCATTCAGTTTATTTATAGGTGCCATCCAAGCGTTTATCTTTACAATGCTCACGATGGTGTACATGTCTCATAAAATCAGTCATGATCATTAA
- the atpF gene encoding F0F1 ATP synthase subunit B — MSQLPLELGLSFNGGDILFQLLAMLILLALLKKYALGPLLNIMKQREDHIAGEITSAEEKNKEAQQLIEEQRVLLKEARQESQTLIENAKKLGDKQKEEIIQAARAESERLKEAARTEIVKEKEQAVSALREQVASLSVMIASKVIEKELDEQAQEKLIQDYLKEVGESR; from the coding sequence ATGTCTCAATTACCACTTGAACTAGGATTGTCGTTTAACGGCGGAGATATTCTGTTCCAACTGTTAGCTATGTTAATCTTATTAGCGCTTCTGAAGAAATACGCTTTAGGGCCGCTATTAAACATAATGAAACAGCGTGAAGACCACATCGCTGGAGAAATTACGTCTGCTGAAGAAAAAAATAAAGAAGCGCAGCAGCTGATTGAAGAGCAGCGCGTTCTTTTAAAAGAAGCAAGACAGGAATCCCAAACTCTTATCGAAAACGCAAAGAAACTGGGAGATAAGCAAAAAGAAGAGATTATTCAGGCTGCACGTGCAGAATCTGAACGTCTGAAAGAAGCAGCAAGAACTGAAATCGTGAAGGAGAAAGAACAGGCGGTTTCTGCTCTCCGTGAGCAAGTAGCGTCTCTATCTGTCATGATTGCGTCGAAAGTGATCGAAAAAGAACTGGATGAACAGGCTCAAGAGAAATTGATTCAGGACTATCTTAAAGAGGTAGGAGAAAGCCGATGA
- a CDS encoding TIGR01440 family protein: MNEIKQTWNTMLSEFQEQAGLKQDQFFVLGCSTSEVAGSRIGTSGSTDIAESIYSGLAELKGKTGIHLAFQCCEHLNRALVVEEETARLFRLPTVSAVPVSKAGGAMAAYAFKQMKSPVLVETIQADAGIDIGDTFIGMHLKPVAVPVRVSQNSLGAAHVTLAHTRPKLIGGVRAVYECE; this comes from the coding sequence ATGAATGAGATCAAGCAAACGTGGAATACGATGTTGTCTGAGTTTCAGGAACAAGCGGGATTGAAACAGGATCAGTTCTTTGTTCTTGGATGCAGCACGAGCGAAGTGGCCGGCAGCCGGATCGGAACATCGGGCAGTACAGACATCGCGGAAAGCATCTACAGCGGACTTGCCGAGCTTAAGGGAAAAACGGGAATCCATCTCGCGTTTCAATGCTGTGAGCATTTGAACAGAGCGCTTGTCGTCGAGGAAGAAACGGCCCGGCTGTTCAGGCTTCCAACTGTTTCTGCCGTACCCGTTTCAAAAGCGGGCGGGGCGATGGCTGCTTATGCGTTTAAGCAGATGAAGTCTCCTGTTCTTGTCGAAACCATTCAGGCTGATGCCGGAATAGACATCGGTGATACGTTTATCGGCATGCATCTGAAGCCGGTAGCTGTACCTGTGCGTGTGTCTCAAAACAGTCTCGGGGCAGCACATGTGACATTAGCGCATACGCGGCCGAAACTGATCGGCGGAGTGCGGGCGGTTTATGAGTGTGAATGA
- the atpE gene encoding F0F1 ATP synthase subunit C: MNLIAAAIAIGLGALGAGIGNGLIVSRTVEGIARQPEAGKELRTLMFMGIALVEALPIIAVVIAFLAFFG, translated from the coding sequence ATGAATTTAATAGCAGCTGCAATTGCAATTGGTTTAGGCGCACTTGGTGCAGGTATTGGTAACGGTTTGATTGTTTCACGTACGGTAGAGGGGATTGCCCGTCAGCCGGAAGCAGGTAAAGAACTTAGAACTCTTATGTTCATGGGTATCGCATTAGTTGAAGCCCTTCCAATTATCGCTGTCGTTATCGCATTCTTAGCGTTCTTTGGCTAA
- the atpI gene encoding ATP synthase subunit I, producing MDDPKLTFSRQRKYLLCILAVYVLGYGLTAYKTVFLGLILGTVFSLFNLLLLIRRMNAFDRAVEKGKSIRSLGSAARWCNAILAVAVAYKYPEHFHMASTIIGLMTIYPVIMIDSIIQLKRSSMEER from the coding sequence ATGGACGATCCCAAGCTTACATTTAGCAGACAACGAAAATATCTATTATGCATTTTGGCAGTGTATGTACTGGGTTATGGTTTAACAGCGTATAAAACCGTTTTTTTAGGCCTTATTCTGGGAACTGTTTTCAGTTTGTTTAATTTGTTACTGCTCATCAGAAGAATGAATGCTTTTGACAGAGCTGTTGAGAAAGGAAAGTCCATACGATCTCTGGGGAGCGCAGCGCGGTGGTGCAATGCGATTCTTGCTGTGGCTGTCGCCTATAAATATCCCGAGCATTTTCATATGGCAAGTACAATTATTGGATTAATGACAATATATCCTGTCATTATGATAGATTCTATTATCCAGCTTAAACGTTCATCAATGGAAGAGAGGTGA
- the rpiB gene encoding ribose 5-phosphate isomerase B encodes MKVAIASDHGGVHIRNEIKELMDELQIEYIDMGCDCGSGSVDYPDYAFPVAEKVVSGEVDRGILICGTGIGMSISANKVKGIRCALAHDTFSAQATREHNDTNILAMGERVIGPGLAREIAKIWLTTEFTGGRHQTRIGKISDYEGKNL; translated from the coding sequence ATGAAAGTAGCCATAGCATCGGATCATGGCGGCGTTCACATTCGAAATGAAATCAAAGAGTTAATGGACGAATTGCAAATTGAATATATTGATATGGGCTGTGACTGCGGAAGCGGATCTGTCGATTATCCGGATTATGCTTTCCCGGTGGCCGAAAAAGTGGTTAGCGGCGAAGTTGACAGAGGCATTTTAATTTGCGGGACAGGCATCGGTATGAGTATTTCCGCTAATAAGGTCAAAGGCATTCGCTGCGCGCTGGCGCACGATACATTCAGCGCACAGGCAACGAGAGAGCATAATGACACAAACATCCTCGCGATGGGTGAACGGGTCATCGGCCCCGGTTTGGCGCGTGAAATCGCGAAAATCTGGCTGACCACTGAGTTTACCGGCGGAAGACATCAAACCCGTATTGGAAAAATCTCAGATTATGAAGGGAAAAACCTGTAG
- the glyA gene encoding serine hydroxymethyltransferase: protein MKHLPAQDEHVFNAIKNERERQQTKIELIASENFVSEAVMEAQGSVLTNKYAEGYPGKRYYGGCEHVDVVEDIARDRAKEIFGAEHVNVQPHSGAQANMAVYFTILEQGDTVLGMNLSHGGHLTHGSPVNFSGVQYNFVEYGVDKETQYIDYDDVREKALAHKPKLIVAGASAYPRTIDFKKFREIADEVGAYFMVDMAHIAGLVAAGLHPNPVPYADFVTTTTHKTLRGPRGGMILCREEFGKKIDKSIFPGIQGGPLMHVIAAKAVSFGEVLQDDFKTYAQNVISNAKRLAEALTKEGIQLVSGGTDNHLILVDLRSLGLTGKVAEHVLDEIGITSNKNAIPYDPEKPFVTSGIRLGTAAVTSRGFDGDALDEVGSIIALALKNHEDEGKLEEARQRIAALTDQFPLYKELDY from the coding sequence ATGAAACATTTACCTGCGCAAGACGAACACGTGTTTAACGCTATTAAAAATGAGCGTGAACGCCAACAGACTAAGATCGAATTGATTGCTTCTGAGAACTTTGTAAGTGAAGCGGTTATGGAAGCACAAGGATCTGTTTTGACAAATAAATACGCTGAAGGATATCCGGGCAAACGCTACTACGGCGGATGTGAGCACGTCGATGTCGTTGAAGATATCGCTCGTGACCGCGCGAAGGAGATCTTTGGAGCGGAGCATGTAAACGTTCAGCCACATTCAGGCGCACAAGCAAACATGGCAGTGTACTTCACGATTTTGGAGCAAGGCGATACTGTACTTGGGATGAACCTCTCCCACGGCGGCCATTTAACACACGGAAGTCCAGTCAACTTCAGCGGTGTTCAATATAACTTTGTTGAGTACGGCGTAGATAAAGAAACTCAATATATTGATTACGATGACGTGCGTGAAAAAGCCCTTGCTCATAAGCCGAAGCTTATCGTAGCAGGAGCAAGTGCGTATCCTCGTACAATCGACTTTAAGAAATTCCGTGAAATTGCTGATGAAGTCGGCGCTTACTTCATGGTGGATATGGCGCATATCGCAGGACTTGTTGCGGCAGGCCTTCATCCAAACCCGGTTCCTTACGCTGATTTCGTGACAACAACAACACATAAAACACTTCGCGGACCTCGCGGCGGTATGATCCTTTGCCGTGAAGAGTTCGGCAAGAAAATTGATAAATCGATCTTCCCTGGAATTCAAGGCGGCCCGCTGATGCACGTTATTGCCGCAAAAGCTGTTTCATTCGGCGAAGTATTGCAGGACGATTTCAAAACATATGCACAAAACGTCATTTCAAATGCAAAACGTCTGGCTGAAGCGTTAACGAAAGAGGGCATCCAGCTCGTTTCCGGCGGAACTGACAACCACCTGATCCTTGTTGACCTTCGTTCTCTCGGACTGACAGGTAAGGTTGCGGAGCACGTGCTTGATGAAATCGGTATTACGTCTAACAAAAACGCGATTCCATACGATCCGGAAAAACCTTTCGTGACAAGCGGTATCCGTCTTGGTACAGCTGCTGTGACAAGCCGCGGTTTTGACGGAGATGCATTGGATGAAGTCGGTTCCATCATTGCGCTTGCATTGAAGAACCACGAAGATGAAGGAAAACTTGAAGAAGCAAGACAGCGTATAGCTGCTCTGACTGATCAATTTCCTTTATATAAAGAATTAGATTACTAA
- a CDS encoding low molecular weight protein arginine phosphatase, translating into MNIIFVCTGNTCRSPMAEALFKSIAETEGLNVSVRSAGVFASPNGRATPHAVEALFEKHIALNHLSSPLTEEHMISADLVLAMTQQHKQIIASQFGRYRDKVFTLKEYVTDSRGDVIDPFGGTIDIYKQTRDELEELLQQLAKQLKKDGR; encoded by the coding sequence ATGAACATTATTTTTGTCTGTACTGGAAATACGTGCCGCAGCCCCATGGCTGAGGCGCTTTTTAAATCAATTGCAGAAACGGAAGGGCTGAATGTCAGTGTCCGCTCGGCAGGTGTGTTTGCTTCGCCTAATGGGAGAGCGACGCCTCATGCTGTCGAAGCGCTGTTTGAAAAACACATTGCCCTTAATCATTTGTCTTCTCCATTGACTGAAGAACATATGATATCGGCTGATTTGGTTCTGGCTATGACCCAGCAGCACAAACAGATCATTGCCAGCCAATTCGGACGTTATCGTGATAAAGTGTTTACGCTAAAAGAATATGTCACAGACAGCCGCGGGGATGTCATCGATCCGTTCGGCGGCACAATTGATATCTATAAACAAACGAGAGATGAGCTTGAAGAGCTTCTTCAGCAGCTGGCAAAACAACTGAAAAAAGACGGCAGGTAA